Proteins encoded within one genomic window of Ctenopharyngodon idella isolate HZGC_01 chromosome 6, HZGC01, whole genome shotgun sequence:
- the LOC127514603 gene encoding odorant receptor 131-2-like, translated as MNSTVRIVDGYQEALAKNIVIVCLGFIINFINGMLVVTFFSNTMFSRDSRYILYIHLVINDMLMICVTVTLYVLSYASPLVNVSTCCILVILSSTTFMITPLNLAGMAIERFIAICKPLHHSQICTPQRTYIFICLLWVLGAIHCLADIIILLLTQPISFFRSFVPCYPIYVFPSKAHQEHTTASQVIYMSLVWITLIYTYCRVLFTARKAVSKGSANKAQSTILLHGVQLLLCMLSYIAPFTYIIITPVFPQHRANIGFCIYLLTIIMPRLLSPLIYGVRDQKFMKQMKEYFTCRVIIVKIVPSKL; from the coding sequence ATGAACTCGACTGTCAGGATTGTGGATGGTTATCAAGAAGCTCTTGCCAAAAACATTGTGATTGTTTGTCTTGGTTTTATCATTAATTTCATCAACGGAATGTTAgtagtgacttttttttctaatacaATGTTTTCAAGAGACTCCagatacattttatacattcaCCTGGTAATCAATGACATGCTCATGATATGTGTAACAGTGACTTTATATGTGTTGTCCTACGCTTCACCACTTGTTAATGTTTCAACGTGTTGCATATTGGTGATTCTTAGTTCAACCACCTTTATGATCACTCCTTTGAATCTGGCTGGTATGGCCATCGAACGGTTTATTGCGATCTGTAAACCACTGCATCACTCTCAGATTTGCACTCCACAACGAACCTATATCTTCATATGTTTGCTATGGGTTTTAGGAGCTATACATTGTCTGGCAGATATCATTATTTTGCTTTTAACCCAGCCCATATCTTTCTTCAGATCATTTGTACCTTGCTACCCAATATATGTGTTCCCATCCAAAGCCCACCAGGAACACACCACTGCTTCACAAGTCATCTATATGTCTTTGGTGTGGATAACTCTCATTTATACTTATTGCAgagtcctgttcactgccagaAAGGCAGTTTCAAAGGGTTCAGCTAATAAGGCTCAGAGTACTATACTGTTACATGGTGTCCAGTTACTTCTTTGTATGCTTTCCTATATCGCCCCATTTACGTACATAATTATTACTCCCGTTTTTCCTCAACACAGAGCTAATATCGGTTTCTGTATTTATCTGCTCACAATTATTATGCCTAGATTACTGAGTCCCTTGATTTATGGGGTCCGAGACCAGAAGTTTATGAAACAAATGAAGGAATACTTTACATGTAGAGTTATTATTGTAAAGATTGTGCCatcaaaattatga
- the LOC127514605 gene encoding odorant receptor 131-2-like: protein MNSTVWIVDSYEEALAKNIVIVCLGFIINFINGMLVVTFFSKTMFSRDSRYILYIHLVINDMLMIFVSVTLYVLSYASPLVNVSWCCILVVLGSTTFMITPLNLAGMAIERFIAICKPLHHSQICTPQRTHIFICLLWVLGAIHSSVDIIILLLTQPISFFRSFVPCHPVYVFPSKAHQDNTTASQVIYMSLVWITLIYTYCRVLFTARKAVSEGSANKARSTILLHGVQLLLCMLSYVTPFMYIIITPFFPQHRTKITFCIYLLTNIMPRLLSPLIYGVRDQKFMKQMKKYFTCKVIIVKIVPSKL from the coding sequence ATGAACTCAACAGTCTGGATTGTGGATAGTTATGAAGAAGCTCTTGCCAAAAACATTGTGATTGTTTGTCTTGGTTTTATCATTAATTTCATCAACGGAATGTTAgtagtgacttttttttctaaaacaatGTTTTCAAGAGACTCCagatacattttatacattcaCCTGGTAATCAATGACATGCTCATGATATTTGTTTCAGTGACTTTATATGTGTTGTCCTACGCTTCACCACTTGTTAATGTTTCGTGGTGTTGCATATTGGTGGTTCTTGGTTCAACCACCTTTATGATCACTCCTTTGAATCTGGCTGGTATGGCCATCGAACGGTTTATTGCGATCTGTAAACCACTGCATCACTCTCAGATTTGCACTCCACAAAGAACCCACATTTTTATATGCTTGCTATGGGTTTTAGGAGCTATACATTCTTCAGTAGAtatcattattttacttttaaccCAGCCCATATCTTTCTTCAGATCATTTGTACCTTGCCATCCAGTATATGTGTTCCCATCCAAAGCCCACCAGGACAACACCACTGCTTCACAAGTCATCTATATGTCTTTGGTGTGGATAACTCTCATTTATACTTATTGCAGAGTCCTGTTCACTGCTAGAAAGGCAGTTTCAGAGGGTTCAGCAAATAAGGCTCGGAGTACTATACTGTTGCATGGTGTCCAGTTACTTCTTTGTATGCTTTCCTATGTCACCCCTTTTATGTACATAATTATTACTCCTTTTTTTCCTCAACACAGAACTAAGATCACTTTCTGTATTTATCTGCTCACAAATATTATGCCTAGATTACTGAGTCCTTTGATTTATGGGGTCCGAGACCAGAAGTTTATGAAACAAATGAAGAAATACTTTACATGTAAAGTTATTATTGTAAAGATTGTGCCatcaaaattatga